One window of the Runella slithyformis DSM 19594 genome contains the following:
- a CDS encoding S41 family peptidase has protein sequence MQKLISKIRLFVIVALLAGMNACKQTDLKSGDSLVNEFIAVNMDYWYYWRDKIPAGALDNKTLAPETFFNSLLYTFDKTARPDGDRFSRFLENAGETEASLSGESKTTGARLALYNSNGTIAGFVMYVFPGSPAAKAGIKRGDIFAKITVDGQLATTENYAQLFTTGTNYVFTAGRYENKAFVAATQTKAVVAQALQEDPMLLDTVYTKGTKKIGYLVYNRFYSKPNNSDQPLYDQKMAAIFGKYKAAGINEFILDLRYNGGGYTSTARTLASFIGKGVTDKTIFSKDEYNAKATPELVKNQGKDFNVNYFQPKSENIGGNLQRVYVLVSSRTASASELVINGLKPFLDVFLIGDVTVGKNVGSILIKDPKNRFPQGMMPIVIKVFNSAGQSEYTAGFTPNVTVKEDISQPFYAFGDLREPLLSEAYFQITGSRNARRGISGPLDSDRLRIAPSWIETEMISDKPLLK, from the coding sequence ATGCAGAAATTAATTTCAAAAATACGCCTTTTCGTGATCGTTGCGCTGCTCGCAGGGATGAATGCCTGTAAGCAGACCGATCTAAAATCAGGAGACTCACTGGTGAACGAGTTTATTGCGGTCAATATGGATTATTGGTACTACTGGAGGGATAAAATCCCCGCCGGCGCGCTTGACAATAAAACATTGGCCCCCGAAACATTTTTCAATTCATTGTTGTACACATTTGATAAAACAGCCCGTCCGGACGGTGATCGTTTTTCGCGCTTTTTGGAAAATGCAGGCGAAACCGAGGCTTCGCTGTCGGGCGAGAGCAAAACTACGGGTGCTCGTTTAGCGTTGTATAACAGTAATGGTACCATTGCCGGTTTTGTCATGTATGTATTTCCCGGCTCTCCGGCCGCGAAGGCGGGTATTAAACGCGGAGATATCTTTGCCAAAATTACGGTCGACGGGCAGTTGGCAACGACTGAAAATTATGCACAGCTGTTTACCACCGGTACTAATTATGTATTTACTGCCGGTCGTTACGAAAACAAAGCGTTTGTGGCTGCCACCCAAACCAAAGCGGTAGTGGCGCAGGCCCTGCAGGAAGACCCGATGCTGTTGGATACGGTCTATACCAAAGGCACGAAGAAAATCGGGTATTTGGTCTACAATCGTTTTTATTCCAAGCCCAACAACAGCGATCAGCCTTTGTATGACCAAAAAATGGCGGCTATTTTCGGGAAATACAAGGCCGCCGGCATCAATGAATTTATTCTGGATCTGCGGTACAATGGCGGCGGTTATACCTCCACCGCCCGTACTTTGGCGAGTTTTATCGGCAAAGGAGTAACGGATAAAACCATTTTCTCAAAGGATGAATACAATGCTAAAGCAACGCCTGAGCTTGTAAAAAATCAGGGGAAAGACTTTAATGTGAACTATTTTCAACCCAAATCCGAGAATATCGGCGGAAATCTACAGCGCGTGTATGTGTTGGTCAGCAGCCGAACGGCTTCGGCCAGTGAATTGGTGATCAATGGGTTGAAGCCTTTTCTGGACGTCTTTCTGATCGGGGATGTAACGGTCGGTAAGAACGTAGGCTCAATTCTTATCAAAGACCCTAAAAATCGTTTTCCGCAGGGAATGATGCCGATCGTGATCAAAGTGTTTAATTCAGCCGGTCAGTCGGAGTATACGGCCGGGTTTACGCCGAATGTGACGGTCAAAGAGGATATAAGTCAGCCGTTTTATGCATTCGGCGATTTGCGGGAGCCGCTTTTGTCAGAAGCCTATTTTCAGATCACCGGCAGTCGGAATGCCCGCCGGGGCATCTCGGGGCCGTTGGACAGCGACCGCCTTCGCATTGCCCCTTCGTGGATCGAAACGGAAATGATCTCAGATAAGCCTTTATTGAAGTAA
- a CDS encoding ABC transporter ATP-binding protein, translating into MKIIETSHIAKRYVMGSEVIEALKDVTISVSKGEYVAFMGPSGSGKSTLMNIIGCLDTPTSGKYVLNNKDVSDMSENELAEVRNKEIGFVFQTFNLLPRMTSLENVALPLIYAGYTKAQRSEKAMLALKSVGLENRAGHRPNELSGGQRQRVAVARALVNDPSILLADEPTGNLDSRTSYEIMDLFDQLHSKGNTIVVVTHEDDIAKYAHRIIRLRDGLVETDIINTNPTKVNLAVQGLES; encoded by the coding sequence ATGAAAATCATTGAAACCTCCCACATTGCCAAACGCTACGTAATGGGTAGCGAAGTCATTGAAGCACTCAAAGACGTAACGATCTCAGTCAGTAAAGGGGAGTACGTGGCCTTCATGGGGCCTTCCGGCTCGGGCAAATCTACGCTGATGAACATCATTGGCTGTCTGGATACGCCCACTTCGGGAAAGTATGTGCTCAACAACAAAGACGTGAGCGATATGAGCGAGAACGAGCTCGCTGAGGTGCGCAACAAAGAGATCGGGTTTGTATTTCAGACCTTTAACCTCTTACCGCGCATGACCTCGCTGGAAAACGTGGCTCTGCCCCTGATCTATGCGGGATACACCAAAGCCCAGCGGAGCGAAAAAGCCATGCTCGCCCTCAAAAGCGTAGGACTCGAAAATCGGGCAGGTCACCGCCCTAATGAACTTTCGGGCGGACAACGTCAGCGGGTCGCTGTAGCCCGGGCGCTGGTCAACGACCCCAGTATCCTGCTGGCCGATGAGCCTACGGGAAACTTAGACAGCCGTACGTCGTACGAAATCATGGATCTGTTTGACCAACTGCACTCCAAGGGAAACACCATCGTGGTGGTCACCCACGAAGATGATATCGCCAAATATGCCCACCGCATCATTCGCTTACGCGACGGTTTGGTCGAAACAGACATCATCAATACCAATCCAACGAAGGTAAATTTAGCCGTTCAGGGATTGGAAAGCTAG
- a CDS encoding serine hydrolase, whose product MWKVPATGLGILAVLFSCVFAYFYFKYLRYEQDFVAEYLLKNPKKCAVYWVRNDSLLVEHRADTLMPLASTVKIIVAVEFAQQAAMGKINPEERVPLTELSRFYIPNTDGGAHPAWIESLNKQKLLDNNTASLREVAKGMLQFSSNANTEFLMWKLGLHNINANLPKLGLVKHQPLYPFVSALYVCSDEHSATGLKKMPMSLYIQRANKYFELLKMDTTAKATFNIANVPLPVQRIWSDRLPASTVREYAGLMKKINSRTYFDPKAQAVLDELMEWPMRFNPDNRKQFKHFGAKGGSTAFVLNYALYATDKQGNKTEMVIFTNNLGVFEQTLLQAEFQVFIQKILTNNQENKAIPAILKKLN is encoded by the coding sequence ATGTGGAAAGTACCGGCCACCGGCTTAGGAATCTTAGCTGTATTATTCAGTTGTGTATTTGCTTACTTTTATTTTAAATATTTGCGTTATGAACAGGACTTTGTAGCTGAATACTTACTTAAAAACCCTAAAAAATGCGCAGTGTATTGGGTTCGCAATGATTCTTTACTGGTCGAACATCGTGCTGATACGCTGATGCCATTGGCCAGCACTGTCAAGATCATTGTTGCTGTAGAGTTTGCCCAACAGGCGGCAATGGGAAAGATCAACCCTGAAGAGCGCGTTCCGCTAACCGAACTGTCGCGCTTTTACATTCCCAATACCGACGGCGGTGCGCACCCTGCCTGGATTGAAAGCCTGAATAAGCAAAAATTGCTCGACAACAATACTGCTTCCCTGCGAGAGGTAGCCAAAGGCATGTTGCAGTTCAGCAGTAATGCCAATACCGAGTTCCTGATGTGGAAGCTGGGACTCCATAATATCAACGCCAACCTTCCCAAACTTGGGTTGGTGAAGCATCAGCCATTGTATCCGTTTGTATCAGCACTCTATGTATGCTCGGATGAGCACTCGGCCACGGGGCTGAAAAAAATGCCCATGTCACTGTATATTCAGCGGGCCAATAAATACTTTGAACTGTTAAAAATGGACACGACCGCCAAAGCAACCTTTAATATAGCCAATGTACCGCTTCCCGTGCAGCGGATTTGGTCAGACCGATTGCCCGCCTCGACCGTTCGTGAATATGCCGGGTTGATGAAAAAAATAAACAGTCGCACGTATTTTGACCCAAAGGCCCAAGCAGTTTTGGATGAATTGATGGAATGGCCCATGCGATTTAACCCCGATAACCGAAAGCAATTTAAACACTTTGGAGCCAAAGGAGGCTCGACCGCATTTGTACTGAACTATGCGCTGTATGCCACCGACAAACAGGGAAATAAAACAGAAATGGTCATCTTTACCAATAACCTCGGTGTATTTGAACAAACCCTTTTACAGGCTGAATTTCAAGTTTTTATCCAAAAAATATTAACAAATAATCAGGAGAATAAAGCGATTCCGGCGATTCTGAAAAAACTAAACTGA